Proteins co-encoded in one Arachis hypogaea cultivar Tifrunner chromosome 11, arahy.Tifrunner.gnm2.J5K5, whole genome shotgun sequence genomic window:
- the LOC112722426 gene encoding uncharacterized protein has product MAHRPTQRRNQAAPLQYNPSSSTVTAPPKAKHTTTATATAGAAAVPFPYPKPNPDLIAQLSRPNNHSSFMAKQFSSLNLGPNTHKTKQHALSHAKSMTSSCIVDSSSKLSLLKPNTASSNNKLAPKVEKEGAKRSSLEKKPQKSKLHGLLAMKNENEKRKKKSSVVEKSKNPVEEEEEEGHGDGDKRRSCVVSSVSSGRRRSMCGPSEAELGDVFAINGVKLVSADMPPFMQIHAVDCARKTLDSMEKFTSKTLALSLKKEFDGVYGPAWHCIVGTSFGSYVTHSVGGFLYFSMDQKLYILLFKTAVQKVN; this is encoded by the exons ATGGCGCACCGCCCCACTCAGCGGCGGAATCAGGCGGCGCCTCTACAATACAATCCCTCATCATCCACAGTTACCGCTCCGCCAAAGGCAAAGCAcaccaccaccgccaccgccaccgccggCGCCGCCGCCGTCCCTTTTCCGTACCCGAAACCAAATCCAGATCTCATAGCACAACTATCTAGACCTAATAACCATTCTTCTTTCATGGCGAAACAGTTCTCAAGCCTAAACTTGGGTCCAAACACTCACAAAACCAAACAACACGCTCTCTCACACGCAAAATCCATGACATCATCTTGCATAGTTGATTCCTCCTCCAAGCTCTCGCTTCTCAAACCGAACACCGCCTCCAGTAACAATAAACTTGCACCGAAGGTTGAAAAAGAGGGTGCTAAGAGAAGTTCATTGGAGAAGAAGCCACAGAAATCGAAACTTCACGGTTTGTTGGCGATGAAGAACGAGAacgagaagaggaagaagaagagttctgtggttgaaaagtcaaagaatcctgtagaagaagaagaagaagaaggacacGGTGATGGTGATAAGAGAAGAAGCTGTGTGGTTTCTTCGGTGAGTAGCGGAAGAAGGAGGTCCATGTGTGGACCCTCAGAAGCTGAATTAGGAGATGTATTTGCGATCAACGGTGTAAAATTGGTGTCAGCTGATATGCCACCGTTTATGCAGATCCACGCCGTTGATTGTGCCAGAAAGACTCTTGATAGCATGGAAAAGTTCACATCCAAGACCCTTGCACTCTCCCTCAAAAAG GAATTTGATGGGGTGTATGGGCCAGCATGGCACTGTATAGTGGGGACTAGTTTTGGGTCATATGTGACACATTCAGTTGGAGGGTTCCTATATTTCTCAATGGATCAGAAATTGTACATCCTCTTGTTTAAGACCGCTGTTCAAAAGGTTAACTGA